The proteins below are encoded in one region of Brassica napus cultivar Da-Ae chromosome A6, Da-Ae, whole genome shotgun sequence:
- the LOC106448838 gene encoding uncharacterized protein LOC106448838, producing MSPPTLDQLHTYHAQERVIFSKLVLQFSRSPSESLLVMATWFWLENFGFEDILAIIFALPDRIIASFANEAVSCFRCIESSDPPNGFDQIPLTSQYLQNHISLPMIYKHRYTAIAGIKTFLNTICSRIFSDILAQVIPYSSPPYFVPRFHPSLIIPGFPHPTFGNINVMRPDLVDGVNTFNNNNLFLFPKGLWEWNDHSMESENDRTMFITFSRGFHVSQAEVKELFTNIFGEKCVVGVYMREDCISSPNIVACNNDQQQSLFAKLVLDSVVTVDRILEGEKLQKFRINGKHIWARKYNEKKDGRTCFT from the coding sequence ATGTCACCTCCAACACTAGACCAACTACACACTTACCATGCCCAAGAAAGGGTGATATTCTCTAAACTGGTCCTACAATTTTCAAGATCACCATCTGAATCACTCCTTGTCATGGCTACATGGTTTTGGCTTGAAAACTTTGGTTTTGAAGACATTTTAGCAATCATCTTTGCTCTTCCAGATCGAATCATTGCATCTTTTGCTAACGAAGCTGTCTCCTGCTTCCGATGCATCGAGTCCTCTGATCCCCCAAATGGCTTCGACCAAATCCCTCTCACTTCACAATATTTGCAAAATCACATCTCACTTCCCATGATTTACAAACATCGATACACCGCCATTGCTGGTATCAAAACCTTTCTAAACACCATTTGTTCTAGAATCTTTTCAGACATCCTTGCACAAGTTATTCCATATTCTTCGCCACCATATTTCGTCCCCCGATTCCACCCATCTCTGATCATACCTGGCTTCCCGCATCCGACTTTCGGAAACATCAATGTCATGCGACCTGATCTAGTTGATGGggttaacacctttaacaacaacaACTTGTTCCTCTTCCCAAAGGGTCTTTGGGAGTGGAACGATCACTCCATGGAAAGTGAGAATGATCGAACCATGTTTATAACGTTTTCTCGTGGCTTCCATGTGTCGCAGGCCGAAGTTAAGGAGCTTTTCACCAACATATTTGGAGAAAAGTGTGTGGTAGGTGTTTACATGCGAGAAGACTGCATAAGTTCACCTAACATAGTTGCGTGTAACAATGATCAGCAACAATCACTATTTGCTAAGTTAGTTTTGGACTCGGTGGTTACGGTGGATCGTATACTAGAAGGTGAGAAGCTCCAAAAGTTTCGGATCAATGGTAAACACATTTGGGCTCGTAAATACAACGAGAAGAAGGACGGACGTACTTGCTTCACCTAA